The following proteins are encoded in a genomic region of Bicyclus anynana chromosome 12, ilBicAnyn1.1, whole genome shotgun sequence:
- the LOC112048116 gene encoding CDGSH iron-sulfur domain-containing protein 2 homolog — protein sequence MYFVSNIVKVTIPNYLASLPIPDSFGGWFRLGFRDWLALVPPTVAIGVISYYSYITIKKANEAGNGQVNPGIRKDINKVVDFIDIEDITEKVSLCRCWRSKNWPYCDGAHGAHNKATGDNTGPVVVKHKENK from the exons atgtatttcgtgTCAAACATTGTAAAAGTTACCATCCCAAATTATTTAGCGAGCTTACCAATCCCGGATTCTTTCGGAGGCTGGTTCAGACTGGGAT tcCGCGATTGGTTAGCCCTAGTCCCTCCAACTGTGGCTATTGGTGTCATATCATATTACTCTTATATCACAATCAAGAAAGCCAACGAAGCTGGCAATGGACAGGTGAACCCTGGCATCAGAAAGGACATCAATAAAGTTGTAGACTTCATTGACATTGAGGACATCACTGAGAAGGTTTCATTGTGCAGATGTTGGAGGAGTAAAAAT TGGCCGTACTGCGATGGCGCTCATGGGGCTCACAACAAGGCTACAGGAGACAACACCGGTCCAGTTGTTGTTAAACATAAGGAAAACAAGTAA